The following coding sequences are from one Treponema bryantii window:
- a CDS encoding serine hydrolase, which yields MFELPEGKLLENGLDENLIYSIDDFIQARKYRLMRSVLIIKNQKIVYEWYGEKCNRETKHALHSIEKSVTSTAIGICLKNNLIESLNIPVTQILPEYFNDEANVFHKLITLKTLLTMTSGFYWRNGPHLNDPMREQLKRSKDWLQAIADLNIVDTPNTVFKYKVTDIYLLNACIERLTGKTVYDILNEYMFPYAGIDCDPFIMTPSSICIELSAIDLAKFGLLYLNHGKLNNAQIITAEYVDEATSSHIENYGYYWWINEDGSGYRGLGRGGQELHVYPEHDMVVVLQAQDSPRSKFYTPIITDVILKALK from the coding sequence ATGTTTGAACTGCCAGAAGGCAAATTGTTGGAAAACGGATTGGATGAGAATCTTATTTATTCAATTGATGATTTCATACAAGCCCGCAAATATCGATTGATGAGAAGTGTTCTTATAATAAAAAATCAAAAAATAGTGTATGAATGGTACGGTGAAAAATGTAATAGAGAAACAAAGCATGCATTACATTCAATAGAAAAAAGTGTCACATCGACAGCCATAGGAATATGTCTTAAAAATAATTTGATTGAAAGCCTCAATATTCCAGTTACTCAGATTTTGCCGGAGTATTTTAATGATGAGGCAAATGTATTTCATAAATTGATTACCTTAAAAACATTACTGACAATGACATCCGGATTTTATTGGAGAAATGGACCTCACTTGAATGACCCGATGCGTGAGCAGTTAAAACGTTCAAAAGACTGGCTGCAAGCAATTGCGGATTTGAATATTGTGGATACACCGAATACAGTCTTTAAATATAAGGTGACAGATATTTATTTGTTGAATGCCTGTATTGAAAGATTAACCGGGAAAACGGTATACGATATATTAAATGAATATATGTTTCCGTATGCTGGAATTGACTGTGACCCTTTTATTATGACGCCGTCCAGTATCTGCATTGAGCTATCTGCAATCGACCTTGCGAAGTTTGGTCTTCTTTATTTGAATCATGGAAAGTTAAACAACGCTCAGATTATTACGGCTGAATATGTAGATGAAGCTACAAGCTCACATATTGAAAATTATGGTTATTACTGGTGGATCAATGAGGACGGCAGCGGCTACAGGGGACTAGGTCGTGGTGGTCAGGAACTGCATGTTTATCCTGAGCATGATATGGTTGTTGTGTTGCAGGCACAGGATTCACCCAGATCGAAATTCTATACTCCGATTATTACAGATGTAATCTTAAAAGCTTTGAAGTAA
- a CDS encoding GNAT family N-acetyltransferase, with product MNFNPSEEEIKFVDDALGKFNDEKVGPDNHVLLNIVEYDENKKVIAGILGGTYWGWMHIDILWVDEKYRKQGLGSKLLEAAESEAKKRGCHSVHVDTMTWQAPEFYKKHGYKIIGELNNIPDGNKKFHLIKDL from the coding sequence ATGAATTTTAATCCAAGTGAAGAAGAAATCAAATTTGTAGATGACGCGCTGGGAAAGTTCAATGATGAAAAGGTTGGACCGGATAATCATGTTCTTCTGAATATCGTTGAATATGATGAAAACAAAAAGGTAATTGCCGGAATCCTTGGCGGTACATACTGGGGCTGGATGCATATCGATATTCTTTGGGTTGATGAAAAATATCGTAAACAGGGCCTTGGATCAAAACTGCTTGAAGCTGCAGAATCAGAAGCCAAAAAGAGAGGCTGCCATTCTGTTCATGTTGATACCATGACCTGGCAGGCTCCTGAGTTTTACAAAAAGCACGGCTACAAAATTATTGGTGAACTGAACAACATTCCTGATGGAAATAAGAAGTTTCATTTGATTAAAGATTTATAA
- a CDS encoding DUF5680 domain-containing protein, which yields MCLFSIVIIGFVEHYLGGKDFAGEEAIWRNGTPLWSMNYYGRVTGEPFSGDFLKAALFEVPADKPYRGGPDIFRQGDYTYHCQTNGDFTWFQGYEDIFYLDTRIYELHFHGGIIV from the coding sequence ATTTGTTTATTTTCAATTGTAATTATTGGATTTGTAGAACATTATCTTGGTGGAAAAGACTTCGCTGGTGAAGAAGCTATCTGGCGCAACGGTACCCCGCTCTGGTCCATGAATTACTACGGCCGTGTAACAGGCGAGCCCTTCTCTGGAGATTTTCTAAAGGCGGCACTTTTTGAAGTTCCGGCTGATAAGCCATACCGTGGTGGTCCGGACATTTTCCGGCAGGGCGACTACACCTACCACTGCCAGACCAACGGCGACTTTACCTGGTTCCAGGGCTACGAAGATATCTTCTATCTGGATACCAGGATTTACGAATTACATTTCCATGGCGGAATTATTGTTTAA
- a CDS encoding endo-1,4-beta-xylanase, with amino-acid sequence MKKFGSAISYLTVDLIKIWKNSNENNFAENRDKYLAVENPPEVCYYRQLDYTRMQKIINFLDHYIDSVTPENEMKMEIYFNQNEPAFIDDEVNTRLFNFSYADKVYAFARENKLSIKIHTIVWYRHTPKQLTDYLENRSAEDKKRLTFKFIKTYIQCLKERYPDAYSMELINEIAADPAEIRALKEEGQPLYDFDDEGVRIDEWYKLMGKHYYIELFRMAREIFGDKIKLLYNDNNEGNREKQIIFKTVIENIKQYEKEHDLKLIDGFGMQCHFWGSKDEDRTFMEEMFEQCSRFGVELQVTEFDVSNHSTKEIQQSIFNNFAEVAQKHGIEVFTTWGLNDIVSWLHEEETSLVDSNCDLKPFTMKYIKAFSRCFENASREKMKYKSKDLTM; translated from the coding sequence ATGAAAAAGTTCGGAAGTGCTATCAGCTATTTGACGGTTGACCTCATCAAAATCTGGAAAAATAGTAATGAAAATAATTTTGCAGAAAACAGAGATAAATATCTGGCTGTAGAAAATCCGCCTGAAGTCTGCTATTACCGTCAGCTGGATTACACCCGCATGCAAAAAATCATTAACTTTCTTGACCACTACATTGACAGTGTAACGCCCGAGAACGAAATGAAGATGGAAATCTACTTCAATCAAAACGAGCCGGCCTTTATTGACGATGAAGTTAATACCAGACTCTTCAACTTTTCCTATGCCGACAAGGTTTACGCTTTTGCCCGAGAAAACAAGCTGAGCATCAAGATTCACACAATTGTATGGTACAGGCATACTCCAAAACAGTTAACCGATTATCTGGAAAATCGAAGCGCAGAGGACAAAAAACGGTTGACATTTAAATTCATCAAAACCTATATACAGTGCTTAAAAGAACGTTATCCAGATGCCTACAGCATGGAACTGATTAATGAGATTGCCGCAGATCCGGCTGAAATCAGAGCTCTCAAGGAAGAAGGTCAGCCCCTTTATGATTTTGATGATGAGGGTGTGCGAATCGACGAATGGTATAAACTGATGGGAAAGCATTATTACATTGAGCTTTTCCGCATGGCAAGAGAGATTTTTGGCGACAAGATTAAACTGCTTTATAATGATAATAATGAAGGCAACAGAGAAAAACAAATCATTTTCAAAACTGTGATAGAGAATATCAAACAGTATGAAAAGGAACATGACCTGAAGTTGATTGACGGCTTTGGAATGCAGTGTCATTTCTGGGGTTCGAAAGACGAAGACCGGACTTTTATGGAAGAAATGTTCGAACAATGTTCACGTTTTGGGGTGGAACTTCAGGTTACAGAGTTTGATGTAAGCAATCACAGCACAAAAGAAATTCAGCAATCGATTTTTAATAATTTTGCGGAAGTTGCGCAGAAGCATGGTATTGAAGTTTTCACCACCTGGGGACTGAATGATATTGTTTCCTGGCTGCATGAGGAAGAAACTTCGCTGGTTGATTCCAACTGTGATTTGAAACCATTTACTATGAAGTATATTAAGGCTTTTTCAAGGTGCTTTGAAAATGCAAGTCGGGAAAAGATGAAATATAAATCAAAGGATTTAACAATGTAA